One stretch of Arachis duranensis cultivar V14167 chromosome 1, aradu.V14167.gnm2.J7QH, whole genome shotgun sequence DNA includes these proteins:
- the LOC107483161 gene encoding uncharacterized protein LOC107483161 translates to MSPFRLVYGKACHFPVEVEHKDFWAVKECNMDFGKAGAERKLQLQELENLRLEAYENSRLYKEKVKAVHDKHIKRREFQPEDLVLLYNSRLRLMLGKLRSRWDGPYQVEKAEPYGVFHLSHPSSSEFIKVNGHRLKLFHGEKMQKNKELEIFLLEDPPTAGD, encoded by the coding sequence ATGAGTCccttccgcttagtttatggaaaggcctgtcactTCCCAGTTGAGGTAGAGCACAAAGACTTCTGGGCggtaaaagaatgcaatatggATTTTGGGAAagccggagctgaaaggaagttgcaactgcaagaattagaAAACCTTCgtctagaagcttatgagaactccaggctatacaaagagaaggtgaaggcTGTGCATGATAAGCACATCAAGAGGAGAGAGTTCCAACCTGAGgacttagtcctcctttacaactccagatTAAGGCTCATGctaggcaagttgagatcaagatgggacgGTCCCTATCAAGTAGAGAAGGCAGAGCCATACGGAGTCTTTCACTTGagtcatccttcaagctctgaattCATCAAGGTCAATGGACATCGCTTAAAGCTATTTCATGGTGAGAAGATGCAGAAGAACAAGGAGCTAGAGATCTTTCTCTTGGAGGATCCACCAACAGCAGGagactga